In Aquila chrysaetos chrysaetos unplaced genomic scaffold, bAquChr1.4, whole genome shotgun sequence, a single window of DNA contains:
- the LOC115338453 gene encoding LOW QUALITY PROTEIN: REST corepressor 2-like (The sequence of the model RefSeq protein was modified relative to this genomic sequence to represent the inferred CDS: deleted 1 base in 1 codon): MADTRPAGDAVGDGEALGDPVPQPGEVGGRRRWPPPLRGRGQRGRARPRMIRVGADYQAVIPDCKPESPARYSNKELKGMLVWAPNHCVSDAKLDKYIAMAKDKHGYNIEQALGMLLWHKHDVEKSLADLANFTPFPDEWTVEDKVLFEQAFSFHGKSFARIQQMLPDKLIPSLVKYYYSWKKTRTRTSVMDRQARRLLGRKERDDSNDETDDHRPANEGETEPQDPKKEPFYPKTAARKEAQYRHHPPARHRRRPPRGMHLSREDVAGVTANPDLGALALRQLDCQLVSLKRQVQRIKQINSGLKQALEGGVEGLRPPEGNGKFSSRWTTDEQLLVVQALRRYGRDFPAVAGVLGNKTAAQVKSFVLGARRRFGLDRLLREREAQRGGGSPRAPLRGGAGGGGGGRGEWGGLG; encoded by the exons ATGGCGGACACCCGGCCCGCAG gcgATGCCGTCGGTGATGGAGAAGCCCTCGGGGATCCTGTCCCGCAGCCGGGCGAAGTCGGTGGCCGCCGGCggtggcccccccccctccgAGGACGAGGGCAGCGAGGACGAGCACGCCCACG CATGATCCGGGTGGGGGCCGACTACCAGGCGGTGATTCCTGACTGCAAACCAG aGAGCCCTGCCCGCTACAGCAACAAGGAGCTGAAGGGGATGCTGGTCTGGGCCCCCAACCACTGCGTCTCCGACGCCAAAC TGGACAAATACATCGCCATGGCAAAGGACAAGCACGGCTACAACATCGAGCAG gctctggggatgctgctgtggcACAAGCACGACGTGGAGAAGTCCTTGGCCGACCTGGCCAACTTCACGCCCTTCCCGGACGAGTGGACGGTGGAGGACAAGGTTCTTTTCGAACAGGCCTTCAGCTTCCACGGCAAGAGCTTCGCCCGCATCCAACAAATG ctccccgACAAGCTGATCCCCAGCCTCGTTAAATATTATTactcctggaaaaaaacccgCACCCGAACCAGCGTCATGGACCGGCAGGCGCGACGCCTCCTGGGCCGCAAAGAACGCGACGACAG CAACGACGAGACTGATGACCATCGCCCTGCTAACGAGGGGGAGACGGAGCCACAGGACCCCAAAAAAGAG CCTTTTTACCCCAAAACTGCCGCGCGGAAAGAAGCGCAATATCGTCACCACCCCCCAGCCCGGCatcgccgccgc cccccccgggggatGCACCTCAGCCGGGAGGACGTCGCCGGTGTCACCGCCAACCCCGACCTGGGGGCTCTGGCTCTGCGGCAGCTGGATTGTCAGCTGGTATCCCTCAAACggcag GTGCAACGGATCAAGCAGATCAATAGCGGTCTGAAGCAGGCACTGGAGGGTGGTGTGGAGGGGCTGCGGCCACCTGAG gGCAATGGCAAATTCAGCTCTCGCTGGACGACGGATGAGCAGCTCCTGGTGGTGCAGG CCTTGCGGCGCTATGGCCGTGACTTCCCGGCAGTGGCGGGGGTGCTGGGGAACAAGACGGCGGCGCAGGTGAAGAGCTTCGTGCTGGGCGCCCGCCGCCGCTTTGGCCTCGACCGGCTGCTGCGGGAACGGGAGGCTCagaggggggggggatccccccgcgcccccctccggggaggggcaggaggaggaggaggaggaagaggtgagTGGGGGGGACTGGGTTAG